One genomic window of Arachis hypogaea cultivar Tifrunner chromosome 8, arahy.Tifrunner.gnm2.J5K5, whole genome shotgun sequence includes the following:
- the LOC112706797 gene encoding homeobox-leucine zipper protein REVOLUTA isoform X1 → MAMAVAQHHHRESSIDKHLDSSGKYVRYTAEQVEALERVYIECPKPSSLRRQQLIRDCPILANIEPKQIKVWFQNRRCREKQRKEASRLQTVNRKLTAMNKLLMEENDRLQKQVSQLVCENGYMKQQLHTLQPSAATTDASCDPVVSSSTTQQSMRDANSPAGFLSIAEETLAEFLSKATGTAVDWVQMPGMKPGPDSVGIFAISQSCSGVAARACGLVSLEPTKIAEILKDRPSWFRDCRSLEVFTMFPAGNGGTIELVYTQTYAPTTLAPARDFWTLRYTTTLENGSLVVCERSLSGSGTGPNAAAAAQFVRAEMRPSGYLIRPCEGGGSIIHIVDHLNLEAWSVPEVLRPLYESSKVVAQKMTIAALRYIRQIAQETSGEVVYGLGRQPAVLRTFSQRLSRGFNDAVNGFNDDGWSVLNCDGAEDVIIAVSSTKNFSGTSNPASSLTFLGGILCAKASMLLQNIPPAVLVRFLREHRSEWADFNVDAYSAASLKSGSYAYPGMRPTRFTGNQTIMSLGHTIEHQEMLEVIRLEGHSLAQEDAFASRDVHLLQLCSGIDENAVGACSELIFAPIDEMFPDVAPLLPSGFRIIPLDSKPGDKKDSMTGSQTLDLTSGFEVGPTTNGARDAVSCHSARSVLTIAFQFPFDSSLQDNVAIMARQYIRSVISSVQRVAMAISPSGINPAVGSKLSPGSPEALTLANWICCSYSYYLGAELLRSDSLIGESVLKHLWHHQDAILCCSLKSVPVFIFANQAGLDMLETTLVALQDITLDKIFDESGRKALFADFAKLMQQGFAYLPAGICMSTMGRHVSFEQAIAWKVLAEEDNSVHCLAFSFVNWSFV, encoded by the exons atggctATGGCTGTGGCTCAGCATCATCATAGGGAGAGCAGCATTGACAAGCATCTTGATTCGTCAGGAAAATATGTTAGGTACACTGCTGAGCAAGTTGAAGCACTTGAAAGAGTTTACATTGAGTGCCCTAAACCTAGCTCCTTGAGGAGGCAGCAGTTGATTAGAGACTGCCCCATTCTTGCAAACATAGAGCCCAAGCAAATCAAAGTTTGGTTCCAGAACCGCAG GTGTAGAGAGAAGCAGAGGAAAGAGGCTTCACGCCTTCAGACCGTGAACCGCAAGCTTACAGCGATGAATAAGCTGTTAATGGAGGAAAATGATCGATTACAGAAGCAGGTGTCGCAGCTGGTGTGTGAGAATGGGTATATGAAGCAGCAGTTGCATACT CTTCAGCCATCAGCAGCAACCACTGATGCAAGCTGTGATCCAGTGGTTTCGAGTTCAACTACTCAGCAATCTATGAGAGATGCTAATAGTCCTGCAGG ATTCCTATCAATTGCAGAGGAGACCTTGGCAGAGTTCCTTTCAAAGGCTACAGGAACTGCTGTTGATTGGGTTCAGATGCCTGGGATGAAG CCTGGTCCGGATTCGGTTGGGATCTTTGCTATTTCGCAAAGTTGCAGTGGGGTGGCAGCTCGAGCCTGTGGTCTTGTCAGTCTTGAACCTACAAAG ATTGCAGAGATCCTAAAAGACCGTCCCTCTTGGTTTCGGGATTGCCGGAGCCTAGAGGTTTTCACAATGTTCCCCGCTGGAAATGGAGGCACAATTGAACTTGTTTACACCCAG ACATATGCTCCTACCACACTGGCTCCTGCCCGGGATTTCTGGACTCTTAGATACACTACAACTCTGGAAAATGGCAGTCTTGTG GTTTGTGAGAGGTCACTATCTGGTTCTGGGACTGGGCCTAATGCAGCTGCTGCTGCCCAGTTTGTGAGGGCTGAAATGCGGCCTAGTGGCTACTTGATTCGACCGTGTGAAGGTGGAGGATCAATCATTCACATTGTAGACCACCTAAACCTTGAG GCATGGAGTGTGCCAGAAGTGCTGCGACCACTATATGAATCATCAAAAGTGGTAGCTCAGAAAATGACAATTGCG GCGCTACGTTATATCAGGCAAATAGCCCAAGAAACAAGCGGTGAAGTGGTTTATGGCCTGGGTAGGCAACCTGCCGTTCTGAGAACTTTCAGTCAAAGGTTGAGCAG AGGTTTCAATGATGCTGTCAATGGTTTCAATGACGATGGCTGGTCTGTACTGAACTGTGATGGTGCCGAGGATGTAATTATTGCAGTTAGTTCAACCAAGAACTTTAGTGGAACTTCTAATCCAGCAAGTTCCCTTACATTCCTTGGAGGAATTCTGTGTGCAAAAGCTTCTATGTTACTCCAA AACATCCCTCCTGCAGTTTTGGTTCGTTTCCTGAGGGAACATCGCTCGGAGTGGGCTGATTTTAATGTCGATGCCTATTCTGCTGCATCACTGAAATCTGGCTCATATGCCTATCCAGGAATGAGGCCTACAAGATTCACTGGCAATCAAACAATCATGTCCCTTGGACATACAATTGAACATCAAGAG ATGCTGGAAGTTATCCGTCTTGAAGGACACTCTCTTGCTCAAGAAGATGCATTTGCCTCTAGGGACGTTCATCTCTTGCAG TTATGTAGTGGAATTGACGAGAATGCCGTGGGGGCTTGTTCTGAGCTCATATTTGCTCCTATTGATGAAATGTTCCCAGATGTTGCTCCATTGTTGCCTTCCGGTTTCCGCATTATCCCGTTGGATTCAAAACCA ggtgataaaaaggattcAATGACAGGAAGTCAAACCCTGGATTTGACATCTGGTTTTGAAGTTGGCCCAACAACAAATGGTGCACGCGATGCGGTATCATGTCATAGTGCACGGTCGGTGTTGACTATTGCCTTCCAGTTTCCTTTTGACAGTAGTCTGCAGGATAATGTTGCTATCATGGCACGCCAGTACATCCGTAGTGTGATTTCCTCTGTGCAGAGGGTTGCCATGGCGATTTCTCCATCTGGTATAAACCCGGCAGTTGGCTCAAAACTCTCTCCTGGTTCTCCAGAGGCTCTTACACTAGCCAACTGGATCTGCTGCAGTTATAG TTATTATTTGGGGGCAGAGCTGCTGAGATCTGATTCTCTCATTGGTGAGTCGGTGCTTAAACATTTGTGGCATCATCAGGATGCCATTTTGTGCTGTTCGTTGAAG TCGGTGCCGGTGTTCATCTTTGCAAACCAGGCCGGCCTTGACATGTTGGAAACAACTTTGGTGGCTTTACAAGACATCACATTGGATAAAATATTTGATGAGTCTGGACGCAAGGCATTGTTTGCAGATTTTGCCAAGTTAATGCAGCAG GGGTTTGCATATCTGCCGGCCGGAATTTGCATGTCAACGATGGGGCGACACGTATCATTCGAGCAGGCCATTGCATGGAAAGTACTTGCAGAAGAAGATAACAGTGTTCATTGCTTAGCTTTCTCTTTCGTGAATTGGTCATTTGTATGA
- the LOC112706797 gene encoding homeobox-leucine zipper protein REVOLUTA isoform X2, translating to MNKLLMEENDRLQKQVSQLVCENGYMKQQLHTLQPSAATTDASCDPVVSSSTTQQSMRDANSPAGFLSIAEETLAEFLSKATGTAVDWVQMPGMKPGPDSVGIFAISQSCSGVAARACGLVSLEPTKIAEILKDRPSWFRDCRSLEVFTMFPAGNGGTIELVYTQTYAPTTLAPARDFWTLRYTTTLENGSLVVCERSLSGSGTGPNAAAAAQFVRAEMRPSGYLIRPCEGGGSIIHIVDHLNLEAWSVPEVLRPLYESSKVVAQKMTIAALRYIRQIAQETSGEVVYGLGRQPAVLRTFSQRLSRGFNDAVNGFNDDGWSVLNCDGAEDVIIAVSSTKNFSGTSNPASSLTFLGGILCAKASMLLQNIPPAVLVRFLREHRSEWADFNVDAYSAASLKSGSYAYPGMRPTRFTGNQTIMSLGHTIEHQEMLEVIRLEGHSLAQEDAFASRDVHLLQLCSGIDENAVGACSELIFAPIDEMFPDVAPLLPSGFRIIPLDSKPGDKKDSMTGSQTLDLTSGFEVGPTTNGARDAVSCHSARSVLTIAFQFPFDSSLQDNVAIMARQYIRSVISSVQRVAMAISPSGINPAVGSKLSPGSPEALTLANWICCSYSYYLGAELLRSDSLIGESVLKHLWHHQDAILCCSLKSVPVFIFANQAGLDMLETTLVALQDITLDKIFDESGRKALFADFAKLMQQGFAYLPAGICMSTMGRHVSFEQAIAWKVLAEEDNSVHCLAFSFVNWSFV from the exons ATGAATAAGCTGTTAATGGAGGAAAATGATCGATTACAGAAGCAGGTGTCGCAGCTGGTGTGTGAGAATGGGTATATGAAGCAGCAGTTGCATACT CTTCAGCCATCAGCAGCAACCACTGATGCAAGCTGTGATCCAGTGGTTTCGAGTTCAACTACTCAGCAATCTATGAGAGATGCTAATAGTCCTGCAGG ATTCCTATCAATTGCAGAGGAGACCTTGGCAGAGTTCCTTTCAAAGGCTACAGGAACTGCTGTTGATTGGGTTCAGATGCCTGGGATGAAG CCTGGTCCGGATTCGGTTGGGATCTTTGCTATTTCGCAAAGTTGCAGTGGGGTGGCAGCTCGAGCCTGTGGTCTTGTCAGTCTTGAACCTACAAAG ATTGCAGAGATCCTAAAAGACCGTCCCTCTTGGTTTCGGGATTGCCGGAGCCTAGAGGTTTTCACAATGTTCCCCGCTGGAAATGGAGGCACAATTGAACTTGTTTACACCCAG ACATATGCTCCTACCACACTGGCTCCTGCCCGGGATTTCTGGACTCTTAGATACACTACAACTCTGGAAAATGGCAGTCTTGTG GTTTGTGAGAGGTCACTATCTGGTTCTGGGACTGGGCCTAATGCAGCTGCTGCTGCCCAGTTTGTGAGGGCTGAAATGCGGCCTAGTGGCTACTTGATTCGACCGTGTGAAGGTGGAGGATCAATCATTCACATTGTAGACCACCTAAACCTTGAG GCATGGAGTGTGCCAGAAGTGCTGCGACCACTATATGAATCATCAAAAGTGGTAGCTCAGAAAATGACAATTGCG GCGCTACGTTATATCAGGCAAATAGCCCAAGAAACAAGCGGTGAAGTGGTTTATGGCCTGGGTAGGCAACCTGCCGTTCTGAGAACTTTCAGTCAAAGGTTGAGCAG AGGTTTCAATGATGCTGTCAATGGTTTCAATGACGATGGCTGGTCTGTACTGAACTGTGATGGTGCCGAGGATGTAATTATTGCAGTTAGTTCAACCAAGAACTTTAGTGGAACTTCTAATCCAGCAAGTTCCCTTACATTCCTTGGAGGAATTCTGTGTGCAAAAGCTTCTATGTTACTCCAA AACATCCCTCCTGCAGTTTTGGTTCGTTTCCTGAGGGAACATCGCTCGGAGTGGGCTGATTTTAATGTCGATGCCTATTCTGCTGCATCACTGAAATCTGGCTCATATGCCTATCCAGGAATGAGGCCTACAAGATTCACTGGCAATCAAACAATCATGTCCCTTGGACATACAATTGAACATCAAGAG ATGCTGGAAGTTATCCGTCTTGAAGGACACTCTCTTGCTCAAGAAGATGCATTTGCCTCTAGGGACGTTCATCTCTTGCAG TTATGTAGTGGAATTGACGAGAATGCCGTGGGGGCTTGTTCTGAGCTCATATTTGCTCCTATTGATGAAATGTTCCCAGATGTTGCTCCATTGTTGCCTTCCGGTTTCCGCATTATCCCGTTGGATTCAAAACCA ggtgataaaaaggattcAATGACAGGAAGTCAAACCCTGGATTTGACATCTGGTTTTGAAGTTGGCCCAACAACAAATGGTGCACGCGATGCGGTATCATGTCATAGTGCACGGTCGGTGTTGACTATTGCCTTCCAGTTTCCTTTTGACAGTAGTCTGCAGGATAATGTTGCTATCATGGCACGCCAGTACATCCGTAGTGTGATTTCCTCTGTGCAGAGGGTTGCCATGGCGATTTCTCCATCTGGTATAAACCCGGCAGTTGGCTCAAAACTCTCTCCTGGTTCTCCAGAGGCTCTTACACTAGCCAACTGGATCTGCTGCAGTTATAG TTATTATTTGGGGGCAGAGCTGCTGAGATCTGATTCTCTCATTGGTGAGTCGGTGCTTAAACATTTGTGGCATCATCAGGATGCCATTTTGTGCTGTTCGTTGAAG TCGGTGCCGGTGTTCATCTTTGCAAACCAGGCCGGCCTTGACATGTTGGAAACAACTTTGGTGGCTTTACAAGACATCACATTGGATAAAATATTTGATGAGTCTGGACGCAAGGCATTGTTTGCAGATTTTGCCAAGTTAATGCAGCAG GGGTTTGCATATCTGCCGGCCGGAATTTGCATGTCAACGATGGGGCGACACGTATCATTCGAGCAGGCCATTGCATGGAAAGTACTTGCAGAAGAAGATAACAGTGTTCATTGCTTAGCTTTCTCTTTCGTGAATTGGTCATTTGTATGA